Proteins encoded together in one Aureibacillus halotolerans window:
- a CDS encoding Gfo/Idh/MocA family protein, translating into MKRTDGMQKVAVVGVNHIGRIHCKVYDQNPDCQLVAVCDLDQAVADRVAAEFQVKAYTDVAIMFQQEDVNLISVATAGEENGSHHYQPVMEALHAGKHVFVEKPISNNIHEAKEMVALAEEKNVYLACDLNHRFVPAAYTAKDWIKRGEIGDILFVNMKLMIRNQKESSPWLQLRALHPHSLDVMRYFAGDVKRVQAFMLKAPGRDIWSTASIHVEFRSGAIGHLTGSYDMSMRHPIEQCEVGGTKGRFVLDNIYEHLHLYPHEKDEATVVRNSIMNGVSGFEETFKRRIDCFIQEMTDGIAPSDIEASGADALAVQLVIEAAIRSHQEGGKVIDVSYDASYR; encoded by the coding sequence TTGAAAAGGACTGATGGTATGCAGAAGGTCGCTGTTGTTGGCGTCAATCATATTGGTCGAATTCATTGTAAAGTGTATGATCAAAACCCTGATTGTCAGCTTGTTGCTGTTTGCGACCTTGATCAGGCTGTCGCGGATCGAGTCGCCGCTGAGTTTCAAGTGAAGGCGTATACGGATGTGGCGATCATGTTTCAGCAGGAAGATGTAAATCTTATTAGTGTTGCAACTGCGGGTGAGGAAAATGGCAGCCATCATTACCAGCCAGTGATGGAGGCCCTTCATGCCGGAAAGCATGTCTTTGTTGAAAAGCCAATATCCAATAACATTCATGAAGCTAAAGAGATGGTGGCGTTGGCAGAAGAAAAAAACGTTTACCTTGCCTGCGACTTAAATCACCGTTTTGTGCCAGCCGCCTATACGGCCAAGGACTGGATCAAACGCGGGGAAATCGGCGATATTTTATTCGTCAATATGAAGCTGATGATCCGTAACCAGAAGGAGAGCAGCCCTTGGCTTCAGCTTCGTGCCCTTCATCCACATTCGCTGGATGTAATGCGCTATTTTGCTGGCGATGTGAAGCGCGTGCAAGCGTTCATGCTGAAAGCGCCAGGACGAGACATCTGGTCGACCGCCTCGATTCACGTCGAGTTCCGTTCGGGAGCGATCGGTCACTTAACGGGAAGCTACGACATGTCAATGCGCCATCCGATTGAACAATGCGAAGTGGGAGGAACAAAGGGGAGGTTTGTCCTCGACAATATTTACGAACACCTTCATTTGTATCCTCACGAGAAGGATGAAGCTACTGTTGTGCGGAACTCGATCATGAATGGGGTGAGCGGATTTGAAGAAACGTTCAAGCGCCGCATTGATTGTTTTATCCAAGAAATGACGGACGGCATTGCGCCAAGTGATATTGAGGCCTCAGGGGCAGATGCTCTTGCCGTGCAATTGGTCATTGAGGCAGCGATCCGTTCTCATCAAGAAGGCGGCAAGGTCATCGACGTCTCGTACGATGCATCTTATCGATAA
- a CDS encoding sulfatase, giving the protein MKTIFISLDTLRADRLGCYGYPLPTSPYMDQIASQGVLFEQAFAADIPTEVAHTGIFTGKVGLTTGVVAHGSDASFLPKSVPWLPTLLRKAGYTTAAVDNLYHLKEWFARGYRYYINTIGDTRWIDGRTINDLALPWIEQHVEEDFFLFLHYWDPHTPYLPPKQHTGAFYDQRRDPYDRKHQSMEAAYNHRAYPFFKHHHYDLLGPVTDAAYVNALYDAEIRYLDGLLEELDQHLDRLGIKDDTLLVLFGDHGESLTEHDIYWDHCGLYETTVRVPMILRWPGQIPQGRRVPGLVQQVDLMPTLLQAFNLDAPVGMDGKSLWPAIQGKTDGTHDTVFLSECAWQAARGIRTSTHKYIHTYDSGPFVRPTRELYDLRNDPGEDVNLAASQSALADQFEQELQQWVEKKLLGKTDPMKEIYQKQGLPFRRRIEAILNQVGLTWEEWLENPDKERFDRLHNQAMTRQ; this is encoded by the coding sequence TTGAAAACGATCTTTATTTCATTGGATACGCTGCGTGCTGACCGCCTCGGTTGTTACGGGTATCCACTTCCAACGAGCCCTTATATGGATCAAATCGCTTCACAAGGTGTGTTGTTTGAACAGGCCTTTGCGGCTGATATTCCGACAGAGGTTGCGCATACGGGAATTTTCACGGGAAAGGTAGGGCTGACGACAGGGGTCGTCGCGCATGGCTCGGACGCTAGCTTCTTACCAAAATCTGTGCCGTGGTTACCAACGCTGCTTCGCAAAGCAGGCTATACGACGGCAGCTGTGGACAATTTATACCATTTGAAGGAATGGTTTGCACGTGGCTATCGCTACTATATCAACACCATTGGTGATACGAGGTGGATTGATGGTCGTACGATCAATGATCTTGCTTTGCCATGGATAGAGCAGCATGTTGAGGAGGATTTCTTTTTGTTTTTGCATTACTGGGATCCGCACACGCCTTATTTACCCCCAAAGCAACATACGGGGGCTTTTTACGACCAAAGAAGAGATCCCTACGACCGCAAGCATCAAAGCATGGAGGCGGCATATAATCATCGTGCGTACCCCTTTTTTAAACACCATCACTATGATTTGCTTGGTCCTGTCACGGATGCGGCGTACGTAAACGCACTGTATGACGCTGAAATTCGGTACCTTGATGGGTTGCTGGAAGAACTGGATCAGCATTTAGATCGTCTAGGAATTAAGGACGACACGCTTCTTGTCTTGTTTGGGGATCATGGTGAAAGCCTCACTGAGCATGACATCTATTGGGACCATTGCGGTCTTTATGAAACAACAGTGCGTGTGCCAATGATCCTAAGGTGGCCAGGGCAAATTCCTCAAGGACGCAGAGTGCCTGGTCTCGTTCAACAGGTGGACCTTATGCCGACGCTACTGCAGGCATTCAATTTGGATGCGCCTGTCGGAATGGATGGAAAAAGCTTATGGCCTGCGATTCAAGGGAAGACAGATGGGACACATGATACAGTGTTCTTGAGTGAATGCGCGTGGCAAGCTGCTCGAGGCATTCGCACTAGCACCCATAAGTATATTCATACCTATGATTCGGGACCTTTCGTACGTCCTACCCGTGAGCTGTACGATCTTAGGAACGACCCGGGGGAAGACGTTAATCTTGCAGCGTCGCAATCTGCGCTTGCCGATCAGTTCGAGCAGGAATTACAACAGTGGGTGGAGAAGAAACTGTTAGGAAAAACGGATCCGATGAAGGAGATTTATCAAAAGCAAGGGCTGCCCTTTCGACGAAGAATTGAAGCCATCCTCAATCAGGTGGGACTCACTTGGGAAGAGTGGCTTGAAAACCCAGATAAGGAACGATTCGACCGCTTGCACAATCAAGCGATGACACGCCAGTAA
- a CDS encoding AraC family transcriptional regulator, whose product MSILTSNEHLDQKSFPFSIRKVLHAQDNAPPVHGHDFVELIYVIYGEAKHFFEGQLNRLCAGDVFIINPGEVHTYHIEKGKQIEIVNCLFLPELIQDTWLKALGITQSMDYFYVHPFLKPTERFHHCLNLRGKASTHVLHLLEGMHSEYEAQQSGYSTLIRLKLVELLICLSRYYTDMTENAKPSPYEHDRQMLIRRMCGFLDRHHDQKITTTTLAELFNVSTRQLGRVFKEETGMTIVEMIHSIRIEKAKYLLDQTDDKVIHIANKVGYEDQAFFSRLFRRLVGVSPGKYRAQGVDGMGQE is encoded by the coding sequence GTGAGCATTTTAACGAGCAATGAACACTTGGACCAAAAAAGCTTTCCGTTTTCTATCCGCAAGGTGTTGCACGCTCAGGACAATGCACCTCCTGTTCATGGTCATGATTTTGTGGAGCTGATTTATGTCATTTACGGTGAGGCCAAGCACTTTTTTGAAGGTCAGCTGAACAGGCTTTGTGCTGGGGATGTGTTTATCATTAATCCTGGTGAGGTTCATACATACCATATCGAAAAAGGAAAACAAATTGAAATCGTCAATTGTTTGTTTCTTCCTGAGCTCATCCAGGACACTTGGTTAAAAGCCCTTGGCATCACACAATCAATGGACTACTTTTATGTACACCCCTTCTTAAAACCAACCGAACGCTTCCATCATTGTCTTAATCTTCGCGGCAAGGCATCGACGCATGTGCTCCATTTGCTTGAAGGGATGCACAGTGAATACGAAGCACAGCAATCTGGTTACTCCACCTTGATTCGTTTAAAACTAGTCGAACTCCTCATTTGTTTATCACGCTATTATACCGATATGACCGAAAATGCAAAGCCCTCTCCATATGAACACGACCGCCAAATGCTAATCAGACGGATGTGTGGATTTTTGGACCGCCATCACGACCAGAAAATCACGACGACGACACTAGCAGAGTTATTTAATGTAAGCACGCGACAGCTTGGCCGTGTGTTTAAAGAAGAAACGGGCATGACCATCGTGGAGATGATTCACAGCATTCGCATTGAGAAAGCCAAGTACTTGCTTGATCAAACGGACGATAAGGTGATTCACATTGCCAATAAAGTCGGCTATGAGGATCAGGCTTTTTTCAGTCGGCTTTTTCGCCGGCTTGTTGGCGTTTCACCGGGAAAGTATCGTGCGCAAGGTGTGGATGGGATGGGTCAAGAGTAA
- a CDS encoding ABC transporter substrate-binding protein, which translates to MKSTLFFVRVQCVLLVVLLALSACSKAEETNSNRSEVNNEQEISEKSVEEVFAKDFPTPERSNYLQSPTVEKMDLPPVQQRLPDNPKITNEMTETMLDYQIGNYGGTLNTVTGSVNWDADVFVMNVEPLLNTPGILGEEITGNVLEGYEVTPDQKTFTFHLRKGLKWSDGEPVTMEDVRFAVEDVLFNEELMPTFPSWLRASGKASGEPMSFNVIDEESFTISFTEPYGGFPMRLAIEGWRNYHDFIKPAHYLKPFHKTYADPEALTAAIEEADFETDENGWINLFNKKDVISNEMAHPEAVGFPVLYPWTLVENNKTTMLFQRNPYYFKVDVAGKQLPYIDEIRSEYVQDMEIINLKVLSGEVDFAREATALNKMALYKKGEENGGYQAGLYDMHITPTDFFLNMTYEDPTWREVVRDERFREALNLALNKEEIIDTMYYGLTETSDFISDEFNVQKANQLLDDMGMKMGTDGYRKAPNGEDFSIPFVVQDAAPDIVPLTQIIVQQWEALGLNVSMRTIDGALWGTRNAANELQATMIWTHTPLWYMADWGVEFWGPLWESWWLTNGAEGEEPPDDVKEFYQLLDKLYTTPTEQAGTEVFAQIREEMGDHLWYFTPIQNVKQPLIFSKNLRNLAEEGYAIGLNFSGEQFFFADPSKE; encoded by the coding sequence ATGAAGTCAACGTTATTTTTTGTAAGGGTTCAGTGCGTCCTCCTTGTTGTTTTGTTGGCATTGTCAGCATGTAGTAAGGCCGAAGAAACCAATAGCAACAGGTCGGAGGTAAACAACGAGCAAGAAATATCTGAAAAATCTGTCGAAGAAGTGTTTGCGAAAGATTTTCCAACGCCCGAACGCAGTAATTATCTACAAAGTCCGACGGTAGAAAAAATGGATTTACCGCCAGTGCAACAACGGCTACCTGATAATCCTAAAATCACGAATGAGATGACGGAAACGATGCTTGACTATCAAATAGGAAATTACGGTGGAACATTAAATACGGTCACAGGCTCAGTGAATTGGGATGCTGACGTCTTTGTGATGAATGTCGAGCCATTGCTGAACACGCCAGGCATTTTAGGGGAAGAGATCACTGGAAATGTTTTGGAAGGGTATGAGGTTACCCCGGATCAAAAAACGTTTACCTTTCATTTAAGAAAAGGATTGAAATGGTCAGATGGTGAACCAGTTACGATGGAAGATGTACGCTTTGCGGTTGAGGATGTGCTGTTTAATGAAGAACTTATGCCGACATTTCCATCATGGCTGAGAGCGTCAGGGAAAGCGTCAGGAGAGCCGATGTCTTTCAATGTTATTGACGAGGAAAGCTTTACAATTTCCTTTACTGAACCTTATGGTGGCTTTCCAATGCGCCTTGCGATCGAAGGTTGGAGAAACTATCACGACTTTATTAAGCCTGCCCATTATTTAAAGCCCTTTCATAAAACGTATGCCGACCCTGAAGCGTTAACAGCTGCTATTGAAGAAGCGGATTTTGAAACGGATGAAAATGGCTGGATCAACCTGTTTAATAAAAAGGATGTCATTAGCAATGAAATGGCTCATCCTGAAGCGGTTGGTTTCCCTGTCCTCTACCCTTGGACACTAGTAGAAAACAATAAGACAACGATGCTTTTTCAGCGAAATCCATATTATTTTAAAGTCGATGTCGCTGGGAAACAACTTCCGTACATTGACGAAATCCGCAGTGAGTACGTTCAAGACATGGAAATCATTAACCTGAAGGTGCTATCAGGGGAGGTTGATTTTGCCCGTGAAGCCACCGCCTTAAACAAAATGGCTTTGTACAAAAAAGGGGAAGAAAATGGAGGGTATCAAGCAGGATTGTATGATATGCACATTACTCCAACCGATTTTTTCCTTAATATGACGTATGAGGATCCAACGTGGCGTGAAGTTGTTCGCGATGAACGCTTTAGAGAAGCACTCAACTTGGCTCTAAATAAAGAAGAAATCATCGACACGATGTATTACGGATTGACAGAAACTTCAGATTTTATCTCCGATGAATTCAATGTTCAGAAAGCCAATCAATTGCTTGATGACATGGGGATGAAAATGGGCACTGATGGGTATAGAAAAGCCCCTAATGGTGAAGATTTTTCCATTCCGTTTGTCGTGCAGGATGCTGCTCCAGACATTGTTCCTTTGACACAAATCATCGTACAGCAATGGGAGGCTTTAGGGCTAAATGTCTCCATGAGGACGATAGATGGTGCTCTCTGGGGAACACGTAATGCAGCGAATGAGCTACAAGCGACAATGATCTGGACACATACACCGTTGTGGTATATGGCTGACTGGGGCGTTGAGTTCTGGGGACCCCTCTGGGAATCATGGTGGCTGACAAATGGGGCAGAAGGTGAAGAACCTCCTGATGATGTAAAGGAATTTTATCAGCTTCTTGATAAGCTTTATACAACGCCAACAGAACAGGCGGGTACAGAGGTGTTTGCGCAAATTCGTGAAGAAATGGGGGATCACCTATGGTATTTCACCCCAATACAAAATGTGAAACAGCCGTTAATTTTCTCGAAAAATTTAAGGAACTTGGCGGAGGAAGGCTACGCCATTGGTCTAAACTTCAGTGGTGAACAATTTTTCTTTGCTGACCCTTCAAAAGAATAG
- a CDS encoding ABC transporter permease, with translation MLSFIGHRLLQLIPLLIAISIIIFVIIQLPPGDYLTTYIQELELSGTAVSEGTVQALQKQYGLDQPMYQQYLIWIKNILLEGDFGRSFQWNQPVSEIIGERLALTILISILSLIFVWIIAIPIGIYSSVRQYSLFDYIFTFVGYIGLAVPSFLIALLIVYFVFTNTGVAITGLFSPEYIGEPWSWEKFGSMLQRIWVPVVIVGMSGTAGLIRVTRAMMLDELNKQYVVTARAKGVEEKKLLFKYPVRVAINPLISTIGWTLPALISGEAIVSIVLNLPTTGPILLNALMNQDMYLAGSFLLILSVLTIIGTLISDILLAMLDPRIRFGGLDE, from the coding sequence ATGTTGAGTTTCATTGGACACCGGCTACTGCAGCTTATTCCATTATTGATTGCGATCTCAATCATCATCTTTGTCATTATTCAATTGCCACCAGGCGATTATCTGACGACCTATATTCAGGAGCTGGAGCTGTCTGGAACCGCTGTTTCTGAAGGAACCGTTCAAGCTCTTCAAAAACAGTATGGACTGGATCAGCCGATGTATCAGCAATATTTAATTTGGATAAAGAACATTCTCCTTGAGGGGGATTTTGGCAGGTCGTTTCAGTGGAATCAACCGGTCTCGGAAATCATTGGTGAACGACTTGCATTAACGATTCTAATATCGATTTTGTCTCTCATTTTCGTCTGGATCATCGCCATTCCCATTGGCATTTACTCCTCTGTCCGTCAATATTCTTTGTTCGATTATATCTTTACTTTCGTAGGATATATTGGGTTGGCGGTTCCGAGCTTTTTAATTGCACTACTGATTGTGTATTTTGTGTTTACAAACACAGGCGTCGCCATTACTGGATTGTTTAGCCCTGAATATATCGGTGAGCCATGGAGTTGGGAGAAATTCGGCAGTATGTTACAGCGAATTTGGGTTCCAGTTGTCATCGTAGGCATGTCAGGGACGGCTGGATTGATTCGTGTGACGAGAGCGATGATGCTGGATGAATTAAATAAGCAATATGTCGTTACAGCAAGAGCGAAGGGTGTAGAGGAAAAAAAGCTTTTGTTTAAATATCCAGTCCGGGTCGCCATTAACCCCTTAATTAGTACCATTGGGTGGACGCTACCGGCACTCATTTCAGGGGAAGCGATTGTCTCCATCGTGTTGAATCTGCCGACAACAGGCCCGATATTGCTTAATGCATTAATGAATCAGGATATGTACTTAGCAGGAAGTTTTCTTCTGATTTTAAGCGTCTTAACGATTATTGGAACATTGATCTCCGATATTTTGCTGGCGATGTTAGATCCTCGCATCAGATTTGGGGGGTTAGACGAATGA
- a CDS encoding ABC transporter permease, producing MKPVVDHEKPTVIPQEKGVEAYELASQWKLMWWRFRKHHLAIIAAPILILLLLITAFCGFLGPHLPKDRFVDYKNAPPQQIHFVDADGNFSLRPFVYDLELEVDAGSYLRTYREVTSQKHELSLFVEGKPYQFWGLFETNIHFLGLEDPSAPFFILGTDELGRDLFTRILYGTRISISFAFAGILLTLVFGLLLGGISGYFGGITDTIIQRIIDLLLCLPTIPLWMALSASLPKDWTPTQIYFGMVLIFSMVGWTGLARVVRGKILSLREEDFTMAARLAGASHLRIITKHLLPSFASYIIINITISIPALILGETALSFLGLGLQAPAVSWGVLLEDAQHLESIAFHPWLLWPAAFVVVTVLVFNFLGDGLRDAADPYK from the coding sequence ATGAAGCCAGTGGTGGATCATGAAAAACCTACTGTCATTCCTCAGGAAAAAGGTGTCGAAGCCTACGAATTGGCCTCGCAATGGAAGCTTATGTGGTGGAGGTTCCGAAAACACCACCTCGCCATCATCGCCGCACCAATACTGATTCTTTTGCTGCTCATTACAGCCTTTTGTGGCTTTTTAGGACCTCATCTTCCGAAGGACCGCTTTGTAGATTATAAAAATGCCCCGCCTCAGCAGATTCATTTTGTCGACGCCGACGGGAATTTTAGTTTACGTCCATTTGTCTATGATTTGGAGCTGGAAGTGGATGCAGGTTCATATTTAAGAACTTATCGTGAGGTGACCTCTCAAAAGCATGAGTTATCGCTTTTTGTTGAAGGTAAACCCTATCAGTTTTGGGGATTGTTTGAGACGAACATCCATTTCCTTGGACTGGAGGACCCGAGTGCACCTTTCTTCATTCTTGGAACAGATGAGTTGGGCAGGGATTTGTTCACACGTATTCTCTATGGGACACGAATATCGATTTCCTTTGCATTTGCCGGCATTCTCTTAACGCTTGTTTTCGGTTTGCTGCTCGGAGGCATCTCAGGGTACTTCGGAGGGATCACCGATACCATCATTCAGAGGATCATTGATTTGTTACTATGTCTACCTACCATTCCATTATGGATGGCTCTATCCGCATCATTGCCAAAGGATTGGACGCCAACGCAAATCTATTTTGGTATGGTCTTGATCTTCTCCATGGTCGGCTGGACAGGGCTGGCTCGTGTAGTGAGAGGGAAAATTCTATCACTCCGAGAAGAGGATTTCACAATGGCCGCTAGACTTGCAGGTGCCAGCCACTTACGCATCATTACCAAGCATTTGCTGCCGTCCTTCGCAAGCTACATCATTATCAACATCACCATTTCTATCCCTGCTTTAATTTTAGGGGAAACGGCATTAAGCTTTTTAGGTCTTGGCTTACAAGCACCTGCCGTTAGCTGGGGTGTACTCTTGGAGGATGCACAGCACTTGGAAAGTATCGCGTTCCATCCATGGCTGCTTTGGCCAGCAGCATTTGTTGTCGTCACTGTGCTCGTATTTAATTTCTTAGGCGATGGGTTGCGAGATGCTGCAGATCCATACAAATAA
- a CDS encoding ABC transporter ATP-binding protein, translating to MGDTILDVKNLKVHFDLDEGLLKAVDGVDFTLKRKQTLGIVGESGSGKSVSAQSVLRIVSSKAKVEGELLLYRAAGQEPIDLAQLKANGAEIRSIRGGDIAMIFQEPMKAFSPIHTIGNQIIEAILLHHTTNKNEAKKIAIQALRDVGMSNPEQRYDQYPHELSGGMRQRAMIAMALSCNPSILIADEPTTALDVTVQAQVLDLINALKEKHDTSVMFITHDLGVIAETADEVAVMYLGQIVEYTDVDTLFHGAQHPYTRALLESMPSVAKEGRRLKAIEGTVPTPINMPKGCRYYTRCTLAQDGVCNVDDIEMVPVHEGHGVRCLFAEPSPKGEGEVAYGK from the coding sequence ATGGGCGATACGATTCTCGATGTAAAAAATCTTAAAGTGCACTTTGACCTGGATGAGGGATTATTAAAAGCAGTCGATGGCGTCGATTTTACCCTGAAAAGGAAGCAGACACTTGGCATTGTTGGTGAGAGCGGAAGTGGAAAAAGTGTTTCTGCTCAATCTGTCTTACGAATCGTTTCATCAAAGGCAAAGGTGGAGGGTGAACTTTTACTGTATCGAGCAGCGGGTCAAGAACCGATTGATCTGGCGCAGCTAAAAGCAAATGGAGCAGAAATTCGCTCCATCCGCGGCGGGGACATTGCCATGATTTTTCAAGAACCAATGAAGGCGTTTTCGCCAATTCATACGATCGGCAACCAAATTATCGAAGCGATCCTTCTTCATCATACGACCAATAAAAACGAGGCAAAGAAGATTGCCATTCAAGCGCTTCGTGATGTTGGGATGTCCAATCCAGAGCAAAGGTACGACCAGTACCCCCATGAATTATCGGGAGGAATGAGGCAGCGTGCAATGATTGCTATGGCCCTTTCCTGTAATCCGTCGATCCTCATTGCCGATGAGCCAACAACGGCGCTGGATGTAACCGTTCAGGCCCAGGTGCTGGACTTAATCAATGCATTAAAAGAAAAGCATGATACGTCCGTCATGTTTATTACGCACGATCTCGGGGTGATTGCAGAAACAGCAGATGAGGTCGCTGTGATGTATTTGGGGCAGATCGTTGAATACACGGACGTAGACACTTTATTTCATGGTGCACAGCATCCTTATACGAGAGCGCTTTTGGAGTCAATGCCATCTGTCGCTAAGGAGGGAAGGCGTCTCAAAGCAATTGAAGGAACCGTGCCAACGCCAATCAATATGCCAAAAGGTTGTCGTTATTACACACGCTGTACATTAGCTCAGGATGGCGTCTGCAATGTAGATGATATCGAGATGGTGCCTGTTCATGAAGGCCATGGAGTTAGGTGTCTCTTCGCAGAACCGTCTCCCAAAGGTGAAGGAGAGGTTGCTTATGGCAAATAA
- a CDS encoding ABC transporter ATP-binding protein produces MANNSPIVEVNGMKKYFPIKKGFLKRTVGYVKAVDDVTLSIYEGETFGLVGESGCGKTTLGRCLLRAIEPSEGAVHFLNSSGQMTDITQLKYQKLRSLRKDMQLIFQDPYSSLNPRMTVLNIIGEPLICNKLAKGNDLKQRVKELMEIVGLNSKHVERYPHAFSGGQRQRIGIARALATDPKFIVCDEAVSALDVSIQAQILNLLLDLQERFQLSFLFISHDLGVIEHISDRVGVMYVGKLVEMAPTKELFNRPSHPYTAALLSAKPTSDPRVKKQRILLEGEVANPADPPSGCYFHPRCKFAEDICRQSVPAFRDISPGHKVACHFAGELNLQGAAAQ; encoded by the coding sequence ATGGCAAATAACAGTCCGATCGTAGAAGTCAATGGTATGAAAAAGTACTTTCCAATTAAAAAAGGATTCCTAAAACGGACCGTTGGCTATGTAAAGGCAGTTGATGATGTGACTCTTTCCATATATGAAGGAGAAACGTTTGGTCTGGTTGGGGAATCTGGTTGTGGGAAGACCACTCTTGGGCGCTGTCTGCTGCGAGCCATCGAACCGTCGGAAGGAGCGGTTCACTTTCTCAATTCATCAGGGCAAATGACAGACATTACTCAGTTGAAATACCAAAAACTAAGGTCGCTCAGAAAAGATATGCAGCTTATTTTTCAGGACCCGTATTCTTCATTAAATCCTCGTATGACGGTGCTGAATATCATCGGGGAACCATTAATATGCAACAAGCTGGCAAAAGGAAATGACCTCAAACAGCGAGTGAAGGAATTAATGGAAATTGTTGGTTTGAACAGTAAACATGTAGAACGTTATCCTCATGCATTTAGTGGTGGTCAGCGACAACGGATTGGCATTGCGCGAGCACTTGCCACTGATCCGAAGTTTATTGTCTGTGACGAGGCAGTTTCTGCCCTTGATGTGTCCATTCAAGCCCAAATATTAAATTTATTGCTCGATTTGCAGGAGAGATTTCAATTGAGCTTTCTATTCATCTCCCACGATTTAGGCGTGATTGAACATATCTCAGACCGTGTTGGTGTGATGTATGTCGGTAAGCTGGTCGAAATGGCACCAACAAAGGAGCTCTTTAACCGCCCAAGTCATCCTTATACAGCAGCCCTATTGTCTGCCAAACCAACCTCGGATCCAAGAGTGAAAAAACAACGCATTTTATTGGAGGGAGAGGTAGCAAATCCAGCAGATCCTCCTTCCGGCTGTTATTTTCACCCAAGATGCAAATTTGCTGAGGACATTTGTCGCCAGAGTGTGCCGGCATTTCGTGACATTTCACCAGGGCACAAGGTGGCTTGCCATTTTGCAGGAGAACTAAATTTACAAGGAGCTGCTGCGCAGTGA
- a CDS encoding sugar phosphate isomerase/epimerase family protein — MNIGVVTRSFPEMSNKEAAAFMAKNHFTSTELCFSQTDSNFWVYNGRSDLSHLTSERVGDIIDIYRGAGIDVTAIGVFTNLMETNAQELEQNLAYFERHMEMAAAYDVAYVSTECGFLPGKRGIQLDTYESAFTSFVETIKILTEKAEKHKVTIALEPCVLDIVPSAKRMADLLHQVGSNHLKVLLDPANLIANSSEEDMFFYLGKHIAYFHGKDRKVNDARGRIVGDGDIQWERFVKLYHQHTEGIPMILEYVNADNAAMVRDRVMQADARL, encoded by the coding sequence ATGAACATTGGCGTTGTAACAAGATCTTTCCCGGAAATGAGCAATAAAGAAGCCGCAGCCTTTATGGCAAAAAACCACTTTACATCTACGGAGCTCTGCTTCTCCCAAACCGATTCAAACTTTTGGGTTTACAATGGTCGATCTGATCTGTCTCATCTTACTAGTGAGAGGGTGGGTGACATCATCGACATCTACAGAGGCGCTGGGATTGATGTGACAGCCATCGGGGTGTTTACAAACCTTATGGAAACCAATGCGCAGGAGCTTGAACAAAACCTCGCCTATTTTGAGAGGCATATGGAAATGGCGGCAGCCTATGATGTTGCATATGTGTCGACCGAATGTGGGTTTCTTCCAGGAAAGCGAGGCATTCAGCTCGACACGTATGAATCTGCCTTCACTTCATTTGTGGAAACGATAAAAATTCTGACAGAAAAAGCGGAAAAACATAAGGTGACGATCGCATTAGAACCATGTGTGTTGGATATTGTGCCAAGTGCAAAACGAATGGCCGATTTGTTGCATCAGGTAGGCTCGAACCATCTTAAAGTACTGCTGGACCCAGCCAATTTAATCGCTAACAGCTCAGAGGAAGACATGTTTTTCTATCTAGGAAAGCATATTGCTTATTTTCACGGGAAAGATCGAAAGGTGAACGATGCCAGAGGGAGAATTGTCGGGGACGGGGATATTCAATGGGAACGATTTGTAAAGCTGTATCATCAACATACTGAAGGCATTCCGATGATTTTAGAATATGTGAATGCCGATAATGCCGCTATGGTCCGTGACAGAGTCATGCAAGCGGACGCTCGCCTATAA